In [Phormidium] sp. ETS-05, the genomic window AACTGCCCCCGGAACCAGACTGCGAGAATAATGTGTGGGCGATGATATCCGCCCGAGAGCGCTTGTACTGTGCCCAAAGGGAGGCGAATCTAGAGACAGTACAGGGACTCATCGATGCGATCTCCCACGCCAACGCCCTGCCCCAAGACCATCCCCTGCGGGCGCAAATCAACCAGCAGATTGAGAAGTGGTCAGAATTGCTCCTGGTTGCTGCCGAAGAGACCTTTCAACAGGGTAAACTCGACACCGCGATCGCCGCCGTCGGCAAAATCCCCACTAACACCCGCGTTGCCCCAGGGGTAAAAGACCGCATCAAGCGTTGGCAATCAATTTGGAAAGAAGCACAAGCCGTAGAGCAAGAAGTAGATAAGCTGCTGGAAAAAGGCTCCTGGTTCGATGCCTTTGCCGCCACCCAAAAACTGTTATCAGTAGGCAACACCTACTGGGAAACTACCAGATATAACCAACTTAACGAAATCATTCAAGCCACCCAAGAAGAAGGCAAAACCCTAGACAACGCCCGCAGAATCGCTGAAGCCGGAGGAATGAAAAATCTCACTGAGGCGATTAAGTTAATCGAAAACATCAACCCTAAAAGCAAAATCTACAAGCCTTCTCGCAACCTGATTGACCAGTGGTCACGAGAAATCCTCAAAATCGCCCAGGAAAATTTGGAGCGACAGCAGTGGCAAGATGCCATCTATATCGCCCGTCAAGTGCCGGATAGCAGCTCCGTAGTCAAAGAAGCCGAAGATTTTATCACCTTGGCTCAGGCCCAGTCCCAGGCGGAAAGGAAGACCACCCGCAATCTCGACGATGCTATTTCCACTGCCAAAAACATTGGCGCCAAAAGCAAATTCTATGGGGAAGCCCAGAAACTGATTGCCCTTTGGCAGTTGGAGATGAAAGATGCCGGTTATCTGGAAAGAGCCAGGACCAGAGCCGAACTAGGGACAGTGCAGGACTTGAAAGCTGCCATCATCGAAGCCCAAAAGATTGCTGCGAATAACCCCCTAGCTGAGGAAGCCAGCTCAGAAATTGAGAATTGGCAAAACCAGATTGATATTACAGAAGACCGTCCCTATTTGCTGCAAGCCGAGGACTTAGCTGTGTTTGGGGACCTGGCTTCCCTCCAGGCGGCTATTGCTACCGCCAGTCAGATTAAACCCGGTCGCGCCCTTTATCAGGAGGCGCAAAATAAAATCGATATGTGGCGACGGGAAATCGAACGGTCCCAAGACCAGCCGATTTTGGACCGCGCCCAGCAGTTGGCAGATGCGGGGGATTTGGCAACGGCAATCTCTATTGCCCAGCGAATTGGTTCCGGCAGAGCTTTGTATAATCAGGCTCAATCGTCGATTTTTGCTTGGGAAACCGAAATTCGCGATCGGCAAACTTTAGCCCAAGCCAATCAGGTAGGCAATTCTGCCACCACAGCCGCCAGTTTGATTCAGGCGATCGAAACCGCCAACCAAGTTTCTTACGTGAGTACCGTCCGATCCCAAGCCGAAGCCGCAATCGATCGGTGGAGTCAGCAGCTATTCCGGCTCGCTCAGGAGCAGTCTAATTCCGATATTGCTGCTGCCATCAAACTCGCCGAAAATATCCCCTTTTATGCAGGCAACTATCAGGAGGTACAGCGTCAAATTGGCGCCTGGAAGAGTCTAATCGAACCACCTCCAGTAGTCAATTCACCACAACCCCCCCTCCCAGTCACCAATCCAGAACCAGAACCCCTGGCCCCCACTGCCAATCCAGAACCAGAACCCCTGGCCCCCACTGCCAGTCCAGAACCAGAACCCCTGGCGCCAGAGGGTCAAACACCCCCCGACCCAATCCAGTAAGGCCATCTTCATTGATCAAAAGTCATTTGTCCTTGGAGTGATACTAAGGACAACTGCCTCCCAGTACCAAATATCAACGGTGAGGTTTCACCACCATCACCGAACATTCTGCATCTGCCACCACCATACTGCTGACGCTCCCCTGCAAAATCCGTTTCATCCCTGTTAAACCCCGGCTACCCACAACAATCAGGTCAGCTTGGTAGATATTGGCAGTCCGGATGATTTCTACCGCAGGGTCTCCAGAAACAATCTCAATTTGACTCTCACAAGGTAGGCGCTTCTGGTATTCTTGGAGTTGTTTTTCTATCATTTTGTAAGGCATTTCCTCCCCATAATTGTGAGGTCTATCCGCTCGTACCTCCACCTCCGCCCCCTCGTTAGCAATCACATAAGTCAGGATGATTTTGCTTTGCGAATCGAGTTTAATATTTTCTACTGTGGCAATCACTTGCTCTGACAAATTGGAGCCATCAACAGCTACTAGAATAGTCTTAATCACTACCAATCTCTCCTGAATACTAACAGGCGTCAAAAAATATTTCTAATCCCACCATAAAAAAATACCATATTTTTTTATTTGTCATTAGTCATTGGTTATTTTGCCTGTGAACCTCGACAAATGACAAATGAAAAATCGCGGGAATTTACTTACATATAGGTATTGATTTTGTAAAGAGCGATGGCCAGAGCTAGGGGTAGAGGTTTAGCTTTTATAATTTATCAAGCTCTACTAGGAACCTAAGCAATCTAAAAGTCCTCTACTTTTCCCTCCCATAACTCGCGTTTCCATAGGTTAGTGCCCTTCAGGGAAGAGCGCCCTCAAAACCATCAGGATAGGAAGTTAGACATCTTGACCATATACGCGCCATCGCACAGAATCCGCGTGAGATGGGAGACCTTCTGCTTTTGCCAAAACATCGATCGCACCAGCCACCTGCCCGAGAGCGGTGGGAGAATATTGGATGATACTAGAGTGTTTCATAAAAGTTTCCACCCCAAGCGGCGAAGCATAGCGAGCCGTCCCTGAAGTAGGCAACGTATGGTTAGGTCCGGCCAGATAATCTCCCACAGCTTCTGGGGTAGAGTTGCCCAAGAAAATCGCCCCCGCATGACGGATCAGCGGCAACAAATCCCACGGCTGTGTCACTTCTAATTCCAAGTGTTCTGGGGCGAAACTATTGCTAAGCTCCGCCGCGATTTCCAAAGAATCAGCGATAATGACCACACCATAATTAGCGATCGCCTTTTCCGTCAGGGTGCGGCGGGGGTGATCTTCCAACTGCACCGCCACCGCCTCCACCACTTTCCCAGCTAGATACTCATCCGTAGTAATGAGAATCGCCGCCGCCATCGGGTCATGTTCTGCTTGTGCCAGCATATCCGCCGCCACATGTACAGGGTTGGCAGTGCTATCAGCAATAATCAGCACTTCACTAGGTCCGGCCAGAGAGTCAATACCCACAGTGCCATAAACCAGCTTTTTCGCCAAAGTCACATAGATATTGCCAGGTCCAGAGATGACATCCACTTTCGGGATAGTTTCCGTACCATAAGCCATCGCCGCGATCGCCTGCGCCCCACCAACCCGGTATATTTCCTCCACCCCCACTTCCACCGCCGCTACCAGGACCGCAGGCGAAATACTTTTATCGCTACCAGGGGGCGTACAAATACAAATACCGGGCACCCCCGCCACCTTAGCCGGAATGGCATTCATCAACACCGTACTGGGATAGGCAGCTCGTCCTCCCGGCACATACAGTCCGGCGCGGTCCACCGGATTGTAGCGCTGACCGAGAACCACCTCATCACCCTCAAAATGTACCCACGACTTGGGAACCCGCTGTCGGTGAAAGGCTTCAATCTTTTGGCGGGCCAGTCGAATCGCATCCAGCAATTCCTTAGAAACCTGCTGATACGCGGCGTCCAACTCAGCTCCGCTCACCCGCAACTGGTCGCTACTCAGAGAAAGCCTGTCAAATTCAGCCGTATAGTGCAGCAGCGCCCGATCGCCCTGGCGCTGCACTGCTTGCAGCACTTCCCTTACCGTTGCTTCCTTGTGAACAACTTCTTTATCATTGGTACGTTCGCAGATCCGCGCCAGTTCGGCTTGTGCCGAGCCTCGCCCAGTTATGATTCGCAGCATGGAATTAGGAGTTTATCAGAAAGGATTTGCCACATTAGTGAACGAGTCGGGCGATATCCGGAGTCAGAGAGCCACTCGTGAGTCCTTTAACCAAAGGTAAAGGTCATTTGTCCAAAGTCAACAGTCCTTTGATGAGGGACGAGGGACAACCGACCAATCACCAATGACCTTCAGAGAAAAAAGCGCCAAACGGACCTTAGACGCCCTGGCGGGGGCGAAGCATTGTGCATTAGTTGCGGCAGGCGGCCTATGGCCTGTAGAGTGACAGTTTAACACGCTTTTGGGGATTCCGGAATCAGAAATCAGATCTCGCCACGGTTTGGGGGAATGGCCATTCCCCCAAACCGCCCTTACTCATCCTACCTTCTAGGTTAACGCGGATTTTGCTCATACAGCATCCTCATAGTGCGTCTTTGATGCTATATTAGTTGATCTGGTATAGTTGGTGACATCCTTGGCACCACTCTCACCTACTTGTATTTTAGAGTCTAAAAGAAGCACACCCCAAACCAACTGTGGCAAATATCAAGTCTGCGATCAAGCGCGTCCAAGTAGCCGAGCGTAACCGTTTGCGCAATAAGTCTTACAAGTCGGCGGTGAAAACCCTGATGAAGAAGTGCTTCAGCGTCATTGATAGTTTGGGATCCAATCCCACCAGTGAATTGAAGCAAGAAGCCGATCAAGCGATGAGCGCCGCTTACAGCAAAATCGACAAAGCAGTAAAAAAAGGGGTTTTACACCCTAACAACGGCGCCCGCAAAAAATCTAGTCTCGCTAGAGCCTTAAAGAGCGCTACAACCCCTACCCAAGCCTAATTACCCCATTTTGGGAGATTAGGAGACTTCGAATACGGGGAGCCCCCCGCCTACGTGGGAGCAGGCTAGGGGAGACCCCCGCCTAAGCGCTTCGCGCTGGCAACGCCTACGCGGGGGCAGGCTAGGGGCGACGGGGGGACTTTTTGGATTGGGGACCAGGAGACCAGGGGACTGGTTATAATTGATAATTGATAATTGATAATTGATAATTAATAATTAATAATTATCAATTATCTCCCTTGCCCCCTTGCCCCCTTGCCCCCTTGCCCCCTTGCCCCCTTGCCTTCTGGCCTCTTCCCCGTCAAGAAAGTCCCCCAGCCCCCCAAATCCAGAAACTCCCCCGGAAGCCTTATCGCGCCTAAGCCTAAAGGAGACATGAACAGCGATCAAGATATTGAATTGATTGATACCCATGTGCATATCAATTTTGACCAGTTCGATGAAGACATCGACGCTGTAGCACTGTCTTGGCGGTCAGCCGGAGTGGTACAGCTAGTTCACTCATGCTGTCATCCCAAAGAATTTGGTAGTATTAGGGCTCTCGCCGAAAGGTTTCCCGAGTTGTCAGTGGCAGTAGGGATGCACCCCCTCGAAGCCGCAGAGTGGACAGAAGAATCAGCAACGGAAATCAGACAGTTGGCGACATCACCAAAAGTGGTGGCGATCGGAGAAACCGGGCTGGATTTTTACAAAGCCGAAAACCACCGGCAGCAACAAGCAGCCTTTGAAAGCCAACTGCTCCTAGCATCGGAATTGAACTTAGCGGTAATTGTCCATTGCCGAGATGCAGCACGACTCACCGCAGAAATGCTCCGATCATTCCAGCGACAAGGCTCTCAACCGTTACGGGGAGTAATGCACTGCTGGGGGGGAACGCCAGAAGAAACCAAATGGTTTTTGGATCTGGGTTTTTATATCAGTTTTAGCGGCATTGTCACTTTCAAAAACGCCCATCAGGTGCAAGCCTCTGCTAAGATGGTGCCTAGCGATCGCATAACTCTAGAAACCGATTGTCCCTTCTTGGCACCAGTGCCCAGACGCGGCAAGCGCAACGAACCCGCATACGTCCGCTACGTTGCCGATTGTGTAGCAGAACTCCGCACCGTCCCAAAAGCAACTCTAGCCGCCCAAACAACAAAGAATGCCAGGGAATGTTTTTGGCCTTTTCAAATCTAAGCCCTTGTCAAAAGTCCCTCAAAAGTCATTTGTCAAAATTCATTTGTCATTTGTCCTTTGTCCTTTGATTATTCATACAAGTGACAAGGGACAAGGGACAAGCGGACAAGTGACAAGTGACAAGTGAAAAGTGACAAGTGAAAAGTGAAAAGTGACAAGTGACTAAGGACTAAGGACAATCTCCAACGCCAGAACCCACAAAAAAAGCCAAATGGATAACCAGACCTACAGAGCACATTCCTCATTCACCCTACCAGACCTAGTTGAGATTCAGCGCTCGTCCTTCCGCTGGTTCCTCGAACAAGGGCTCATAGAAGAATTAGAAAGCTTCTCCCCTATATCCGACTACACCGGCAAACTAGAGCTTCACTTCATCGGCAAAGACTACAAACTAAAACGCCCCAAATACGACGTAGAAGAAGCAAAGCGCCGGGACGCCACCTACGCCGTTCAGATGTATGTACCCACCCGGCTGATTAACAAAGAAACTGGCGAAATCAAAGAGCAAGAAGTATTCATCGGCGACCTGCCCTTGATGACAGATAGAGGCACATTCATCATCAATGGTGCTGAACGAGTCATCGTTAATCAAATTGTGCGCAGTCCCGGAGTTTACTACAAATCAGAAACAGACAAAAACGGGCGCCGCTGCTACAACGCCAGTCTGATACCCAACCGGGGCGCCTGGTTGAAATTTGAGACGGATAAAAACGATATCGTTTGGGTGCGCATTGACAAAACCCGCAAACTCTCTGCCCATGTGCTGCTCAAAGCACTGGGACTTAGCGATGGGGAAATCTTCGACGCCCTGCGGCACCCGGAATACTACCAAAAAACCATAGAAAAGGAAGACCAATACACCGAAGAAGAAGCCCTGATGGAGCTGTACCGGAAGCTGCGACCCGGAGAGCCCCCCACCGTCTCTGGCGGTCAGCAGCTCTTAGACTCCCGCTTTTTTGACCCCAAACGTTACGACTTAGGGCGAGTGGGACGGTACAAGCTGAACAAAAAACTCCGTCTGAATGTACCCGACAGCACCCGCACCCTCACATCTGGGGATATTCTCGCCGCGATCGACTACCTGATTAACCTAGAATTCGACATCGGCACCACCGACGACATCGACCACCTGGGCAACCGGCGAGTTCGCTCTGTGGGGGAACTGCTGCAAAACCAAGTCCGCGTCGGGCTCAACCGTCTAGAGCGCATCATCCGAGAGCGGATGACCGTTTCCGACAGCGACCAGCTCACTCCCCCCTCCCTGGTCAACCCCAAACCCCTAGTGGCCGCCATCAAAGAATTTTTTGGCTCCAGTCAGCTCTCCCAGTTCATGGACCAGACTAACCCCCTAGCCGAGCTGACCCACAAACGGCGTCTGAGTGCCCTCGGCCCCGGCGGTCTAACTCGCGAACGGGCTGGCTTTGCCGTGCGAGACATCCACCCCAGTCACTACGGGCGCATTTGCCCTATTGAAACTCCAGAAGGTCCTAACGCCGGACTCATCGGCTCCCTCGCCACCCACGCCCGCGTCAACGACTACGGATTTATTGAAACCCCCTACTACCCCGTAGAAAATGGGCGGGTGTTAAAAGACCGGGCGCCAGTATTTATGACCGCCGACGAGGAAGACGACTTCCGCGTTGCGCCGGGGGATATTTCTATGGATGCTGATGGCTACATCCTCGGAGACACCGTACCGGTGCGCTACCGCCAAGACTTCACCACCACCACACCTATGCAGGTGGACTATGTGGCAATTTCTCCGGTGCAAATCATCTCCGTGGCCACTTCTTTGATTCCCTTTTTAGAGCATGACGATGCTAACCGGGCGCTCATGGGTTCCAACATGCAGCGTCAAGCCGTGCCCCTTCTAAAACCAGAGCGCCCCTTGGTGGGGACTGGGTTAGAAGCACAGGCGGCGCGGGACTCTGGTATGGTTATCGTCTCTCGCACCGATGGCGTCGTGACATATGTGGACGCCACCCGTCTGCGGGTGCAAGATGCCGAAGGCAAAGAAATTGAATACCGACTGCACAAGTATCAGCGGTCCAACCAGGACACTTGCCTGAACCAAAGACCGATCGTCTTTGTTGGCGATGAAGTCGTCACCGGTCAGGTGCTGGCAGATGGTTCCGCCACCGAAGGTGGTGAGTTGGCCCTCGGACAAAATATCCTCGTGGCCTATATGCCTTGGGAAGGCTACAACTACGAAGACGCCATCCTCATCAGCGAACGCCTGGTTTATGACGATATGTACACATCGATTCACATC contains:
- a CDS encoding universal stress protein; amino-acid sequence: MIKTILVAVDGSNLSEQVIATVENIKLDSQSKIILTYVIANEGAEVEVRADRPHNYGEEMPYKMIEKQLQEYQKRLPCESQIEIVSGDPAVEIIRTANIYQADLIVVGSRGLTGMKRILQGSVSSMVVADAECSVMVVKPHR
- the hisD gene encoding histidinol dehydrogenase → MLRIITGRGSAQAELARICERTNDKEVVHKEATVREVLQAVQRQGDRALLHYTAEFDRLSLSSDQLRVSGAELDAAYQQVSKELLDAIRLARQKIEAFHRQRVPKSWVHFEGDEVVLGQRYNPVDRAGLYVPGGRAAYPSTVLMNAIPAKVAGVPGICICTPPGSDKSISPAVLVAAVEVGVEEIYRVGGAQAIAAMAYGTETIPKVDVISGPGNIYVTLAKKLVYGTVGIDSLAGPSEVLIIADSTANPVHVAADMLAQAEHDPMAAAILITTDEYLAGKVVEAVAVQLEDHPRRTLTEKAIANYGVVIIADSLEIAAELSNSFAPEHLELEVTQPWDLLPLIRHAGAIFLGNSTPEAVGDYLAGPNHTLPTSGTARYASPLGVETFMKHSSIIQYSPTALGQVAGAIDVLAKAEGLPSHADSVRWRVYGQDV
- the rpsT gene encoding 30S ribosomal protein S20, with the protein product MANIKSAIKRVQVAERNRLRNKSYKSAVKTLMKKCFSVIDSLGSNPTSELKQEADQAMSAAYSKIDKAVKKGVLHPNNGARKKSSLARALKSATTPTQA
- a CDS encoding TatD family hydrolase; amino-acid sequence: MELIDTHVHINFDQFDEDIDAVALSWRSAGVVQLVHSCCHPKEFGSIRALAERFPELSVAVGMHPLEAAEWTEESATEIRQLATSPKVVAIGETGLDFYKAENHRQQQAAFESQLLLASELNLAVIVHCRDAARLTAEMLRSFQRQGSQPLRGVMHCWGGTPEETKWFLDLGFYISFSGIVTFKNAHQVQASAKMVPSDRITLETDCPFLAPVPRRGKRNEPAYVRYVADCVAELRTVPKATLAAQTTKNARECFWPFQI
- the rpoB gene encoding DNA-directed RNA polymerase subunit beta yields the protein MDNQTYRAHSSFTLPDLVEIQRSSFRWFLEQGLIEELESFSPISDYTGKLELHFIGKDYKLKRPKYDVEEAKRRDATYAVQMYVPTRLINKETGEIKEQEVFIGDLPLMTDRGTFIINGAERVIVNQIVRSPGVYYKSETDKNGRRCYNASLIPNRGAWLKFETDKNDIVWVRIDKTRKLSAHVLLKALGLSDGEIFDALRHPEYYQKTIEKEDQYTEEEALMELYRKLRPGEPPTVSGGQQLLDSRFFDPKRYDLGRVGRYKLNKKLRLNVPDSTRTLTSGDILAAIDYLINLEFDIGTTDDIDHLGNRRVRSVGELLQNQVRVGLNRLERIIRERMTVSDSDQLTPPSLVNPKPLVAAIKEFFGSSQLSQFMDQTNPLAELTHKRRLSALGPGGLTRERAGFAVRDIHPSHYGRICPIETPEGPNAGLIGSLATHARVNDYGFIETPYYPVENGRVLKDRAPVFMTADEEDDFRVAPGDISMDADGYILGDTVPVRYRQDFTTTTPMQVDYVAISPVQIISVATSLIPFLEHDDANRALMGSNMQRQAVPLLKPERPLVGTGLEAQAARDSGMVIVSRTDGVVTYVDATRLRVQDAEGKEIEYRLHKYQRSNQDTCLNQRPIVFVGDEVVTGQVLADGSATEGGELALGQNILVAYMPWEGYNYEDAILISERLVYDDMYTSIHIEKYEIEARQTKLGPEEITREIPNVGEDALRNLDEGGIIRKGAWVEAGDILVGKVTPKGESDQPPEEKLLRAIFGEKARDVRDNSLRVPNGEKGRVVDVREFTREKGDELPPGANMVVRVYVAQKRKIQVGDKMAGRHGNKGIISRILPKEDMPYLPDGTPVDIVLNPLGVPSRMNVGQIFECLLGWAGQNLGVRFKVVPFDEMHGAEMSRLSVHSLLEHAAERKNQDWLFSEEHSGKTVVYDGRTGEPFDRPVTVGQAYMLKLVHLVDDKIHARSTGPYSLVTQQPLGGKAQQGGQRFGEMEVWALEAFGAAYTLQELLTVKSDDMQGRNEALNAIVKGKSIPRPGTPESFKVLMRELQSLCLDVAVHKVQTTESGESKDVEVDLMADANSRRAPTRPTYESISRDSFDDDDDDDDDDGDLEE